In a single window of the Micromonospora sp. WMMD1155 genome:
- a CDS encoding FMN reductase: MTRRTLAVVSAGLSQPSSTRLLADQLAAATRDELVRRGSEVELHVVDLREYAHDVVNNMLTGFPPAALREVVDTVTGADGLIAVTPIFSASYNGLFKSFFDVLEKESLVDRPVLIGATGGTARHSLALEHAVRPMFAYLRSVVVPTAVFAAPEDWSDGTADGALRGRIRRAAGELADQVERRPPTGGPADPFALTTDFLQMLGRGGDAPVS; the protein is encoded by the coding sequence ATGACCCGCCGCACCCTGGCCGTGGTCTCGGCGGGGCTGAGTCAGCCCTCGTCGACCCGGCTGCTCGCCGACCAGCTCGCCGCGGCCACCCGCGACGAGTTGGTCCGGCGCGGCTCCGAGGTGGAGCTGCACGTCGTCGACCTGCGGGAGTACGCCCACGACGTGGTCAACAACATGCTCACCGGGTTCCCGCCGGCAGCGTTGCGCGAGGTCGTCGACACGGTGACCGGCGCGGACGGCCTCATCGCCGTCACCCCGATCTTCAGCGCCTCCTACAACGGGCTCTTCAAGTCCTTCTTCGACGTGTTGGAGAAGGAGTCGCTCGTCGACCGGCCGGTGCTGATCGGGGCCACCGGCGGCACCGCCCGGCACTCGCTGGCCCTGGAGCACGCCGTCCGCCCGATGTTCGCGTACCTGCGGTCGGTGGTGGTCCCGACGGCGGTCTTCGCCGCACCGGAGGACTGGTCGGACGGCACCGCCGACGGCGCGTTGCGCGGTCGGATCCGGCGTGCCGCCGGGGAGTTGGCCGACCAGGTCGAGCGTCGGCCACCGACCGGCGGCCCGGCCGACCCGTTCGCCCTCACCACCGACTTCCTGCAGATGCTCGGTCGGGGAGGCGACGCGCCGGTCAGCTGA
- a CDS encoding LLM class flavin-dependent oxidoreductase, which produces MQFGVFTVGDVTVDPTTGREPTEHERIKAMVAIALKAEEVGLDVFAAGEHHNPPFVPSSPTTMLGHIAARTERLLLSTSTTLITTNDPVKIAEDYAMLQHLSDGRVDLMMGRGNTGPVYPWFGKDIRAGIPLAIENYDLLHRLWREDVVDWKGKYRTPLQSFTSTPRPLDGVPPFVWHGSIRSPEIAEQAAYYGDGFFANHIFWPKEHTQRMVQLYRQRYAHYGHGTADQAIVGLGGQVFMRRNSQDAVREFRPYFDNAPVYGHGPSLEEFTRETPLTVGSPQQVIDRTLGFREYVGDYQRQLFLIDHAGLPLKTVLEQLDLLGEEVVPVLRKEFAALRPAHVPEAPTHASLVAAAGGAKDSTVHAVDDVTGKAPEGAAR; this is translated from the coding sequence ATGCAGTTCGGAGTCTTCACCGTCGGCGACGTCACGGTCGACCCGACCACCGGTCGGGAGCCGACCGAGCATGAGCGGATCAAGGCGATGGTCGCCATCGCGCTCAAGGCCGAAGAGGTCGGTCTGGACGTCTTCGCCGCCGGCGAGCACCACAACCCGCCGTTCGTGCCGTCGTCACCGACCACCATGCTGGGGCACATCGCGGCGCGCACCGAGCGTCTGCTGCTGTCCACCTCGACCACGCTGATCACCACGAACGACCCGGTGAAGATCGCCGAGGACTACGCGATGCTCCAGCACCTGTCCGACGGTCGGGTCGACCTGATGATGGGCCGCGGCAACACCGGCCCGGTCTACCCGTGGTTCGGTAAGGACATCCGCGCCGGAATCCCGCTCGCCATCGAGAACTACGACCTGCTGCACCGGCTGTGGCGCGAGGACGTGGTCGACTGGAAGGGCAAGTACCGCACGCCGCTGCAGTCCTTCACCTCGACGCCGCGTCCGCTCGACGGCGTGCCGCCGTTCGTCTGGCACGGCTCGATCCGCAGCCCCGAGATCGCCGAGCAGGCCGCGTACTACGGCGACGGCTTCTTCGCCAACCACATCTTCTGGCCCAAGGAGCACACCCAGCGGATGGTGCAGCTCTACCGCCAGCGGTATGCGCACTACGGCCACGGCACCGCCGACCAGGCCATCGTCGGCCTGGGCGGGCAGGTGTTCATGCGCCGCAACTCGCAGGACGCCGTGCGGGAGTTCCGCCCGTACTTCGACAACGCCCCGGTCTACGGGCACGGGCCGTCGCTGGAGGAGTTCACCCGGGAGACCCCGCTGACCGTGGGCAGCCCGCAGCAGGTCATCGACCGCACCCTGGGCTTCCGGGAGTACGTCGGCGACTACCAGCGGCAGCTGTTCCTCATCGACCACGCGGGCCTGCCCCTGAAGACCGTGCTGGAGCAGCTCGACCTGCTCGGCGAGGAGGTCGTGCCGGTGCTGCGCAAGGAGTTCGCCGCGCTGCGCCCGGCGCACGTGCCGGAGGCGCCCACCCACGCCTCGCTGGTCGCCGCCGCCGGCGGCGCGAAGGACAGCACCGTGCACGCCGTCGACGACGTGACCGGCAAGGCACCGGAGGGGGCGGCGCGATGA
- a CDS encoding ubiquitin-like small modifier protein 1, with translation MVTVLLPGPLRGEAGGASRLSIAATGTLRAVLDELATHHPRLSRRIRDERGELRRYVNVFVDGEDCRHSGGLATPVADDAEVQVLPSVAGG, from the coding sequence GTGGTCACCGTGCTGCTGCCCGGGCCACTGCGGGGCGAGGCCGGCGGTGCCAGTCGGCTGAGCATCGCCGCCACCGGGACGCTCCGGGCGGTCCTCGACGAGTTGGCCACCCATCATCCGAGGCTGTCCCGGCGGATCCGCGACGAGCGCGGCGAGCTGCGGCGTTACGTCAACGTCTTCGTCGACGGGGAGGACTGCCGGCACTCCGGTGGTCTCGCCACGCCCGTGGCCGACGACGCGGAGGTGCAGGTGTTGCCGTCGGTGGCGGGCGGCTGA
- a CDS encoding exo-alpha-sialidase, with the protein MATLLAIGTAKGLFLATSDDDRRSWEITGPHFPMTGVYSVAVDTRRPTPRLLAGVTSSHFGPSVATSDDLGASWDEPDEAPVAFPSDTGVSLGRVWQLMPAGPDEPDVVWAGTEPSALFKSTDGGRSFELVRSLWDHPHRPQWEAGFGGQAVHTVLPHPRDPARLLVAMSTGGVYRSTDAGASWAPGNTGIRAYFMPDEWPEFGQCVHKVARDAVDPERLYAQNHHGVYRSDDDGRTWSSIADGLPSDFGFPMVAHPGRAGVVWTFPLVADSERFPTDHRCRVFRSADAGGKWEPLSVGLPEGPFYPAVLRDAMCADDSTPGGVYFGTRSGSVFASRDEGDSWSTVAAHLPDVLCVRAATV; encoded by the coding sequence ATGGCAACACTGCTCGCGATCGGCACGGCCAAGGGGTTGTTCCTCGCCACCAGCGACGACGACCGGCGCAGTTGGGAGATCACCGGCCCGCACTTCCCGATGACCGGTGTCTACTCGGTCGCTGTCGACACCCGTCGCCCCACCCCCCGGCTGCTCGCCGGAGTGACCAGCTCACACTTCGGGCCCAGCGTCGCCACCAGCGACGACCTCGGCGCGTCCTGGGACGAGCCGGACGAGGCGCCGGTCGCGTTCCCGAGCGACACGGGCGTCTCCCTGGGGCGGGTCTGGCAGCTGATGCCGGCCGGTCCCGACGAGCCGGACGTGGTCTGGGCCGGCACCGAGCCGTCCGCCCTGTTCAAGTCCACCGACGGTGGTCGCAGCTTCGAGCTGGTCCGGTCCCTGTGGGACCACCCGCACCGTCCGCAGTGGGAGGCCGGCTTCGGCGGTCAGGCCGTGCACACCGTGCTGCCGCACCCGCGTGACCCGGCCCGGCTGCTGGTCGCCATGTCCACCGGCGGGGTCTACCGCTCGACGGACGCGGGGGCCAGCTGGGCGCCGGGCAACACCGGCATCCGCGCGTACTTCATGCCCGACGAGTGGCCGGAGTTCGGCCAGTGCGTGCACAAGGTCGCCCGGGACGCCGTCGACCCCGAGCGGTTGTACGCGCAGAACCACCACGGGGTCTACCGTTCCGACGACGACGGCCGCACGTGGTCCTCGATCGCCGACGGGCTGCCCAGCGACTTCGGCTTCCCGATGGTGGCCCACCCCGGGCGCGCCGGCGTGGTGTGGACGTTCCCGTTGGTGGCCGACAGCGAGCGGTTCCCCACCGACCACCGCTGCCGGGTGTTCCGATCCGCCGACGCGGGCGGCAAGTGGGAGCCGCTGTCGGTGGGGCTGCCGGAGGGCCCGTTCTACCCGGCGGTGCTGCGCGACGCGATGTGCGCCGACGACTCCACCCCGGGCGGGGTCTACTTCGGCACTCGTTCCGGCTCGGTGTTCGCCAGCCGCGACGAGGGTGACTCCTGGTCGACGGTGGCCGCGCACCTGCCCGACGTGCTCTGCGTCCGCGCTGCGACGGTGTGA
- a CDS encoding GNAT family N-acetyltransferase, translating to MTSDVVLRPVREDDLVEFFLHQQDPEANRMAAFGPKDPTDRREFAQHWARVLTDPANLVRTVEVDGEVVGYVSAWPAGEQTEVSYWIDPARWGRGHATAALTALLRELPRPVHARAAKDNAASLAVLRKCGFVVVGEDSGYANGRGEDVEEWLLELPAEGADLGGH from the coding sequence ATGACCTCCGACGTGGTGCTGCGACCGGTCCGCGAGGACGACCTCGTCGAGTTCTTCCTGCACCAGCAGGACCCGGAGGCCAACCGGATGGCCGCGTTCGGTCCCAAGGACCCGACCGACCGTCGTGAGTTCGCCCAGCACTGGGCCCGGGTGCTGACCGACCCGGCGAACCTGGTCCGCACCGTCGAGGTCGACGGCGAGGTGGTCGGCTACGTGAGCGCCTGGCCGGCCGGCGAGCAGACCGAGGTCAGCTACTGGATCGATCCGGCGCGCTGGGGCCGGGGTCACGCCACGGCGGCCCTGACCGCCCTGCTGCGGGAGCTGCCCCGACCGGTGCACGCCCGCGCCGCCAAGGACAACGCCGCGTCCCTCGCGGTGCTCCGCAAGTGCGGGTTCGTGGTGGTCGGTGAGGATTCGGGGTACGCGAACGGTCGCGGCGAAGACGTCGAGGAGTGGCTGCTGGAGCTGCCCGCCGAGGGCGCTGACCTGGGCGGGCACTAG
- a CDS encoding DNA-binding protein translates to MTTDDPFSAPHPARARAHRTHEALQRISERHADTDSRRGRWAHPYVLDPWEAVALITALAAGGAEREPAEEPVDTADLTAALTLLPHVRAELDALEAGLMTLARDRGLTWQAIAYGLGLGSAQAARQRYERVAARSAEPAEPTH, encoded by the coding sequence ATGACGACGGACGATCCGTTCAGCGCGCCCCACCCGGCCCGCGCCCGCGCCCACCGCACCCACGAGGCACTCCAGCGGATCAGCGAACGGCACGCCGACACCGACAGCCGGCGCGGACGCTGGGCCCACCCCTACGTGCTGGACCCCTGGGAGGCGGTGGCCCTGATCACCGCCCTCGCGGCGGGCGGAGCCGAGCGCGAACCGGCCGAGGAACCGGTCGACACCGCTGACCTCACCGCCGCGCTGACCCTGCTGCCACACGTCCGCGCCGAGCTGGACGCCCTGGAGGCCGGGCTGATGACCCTGGCCCGCGACCGTGGGCTGACCTGGCAGGCGATCGCGTACGGGCTGGGGCTGGGCAGCGCGCAGGCGGCCCGGCAGCGCTACGAACGGGTCGCCGCCCGCTCGGCCGAGCCGGCCGAACCCACCCACTGA
- the tyrS gene encoding tyrosine--tRNA ligase, which translates to MTDSSLPPPGRDSLTDDLLWRGLIQDSTGLDELRELLDGGKSATYYVGFDPTAASLHVGSLMQVTMARRLQLAGHRPLLLVGGATGQIGDPKESAERTLNPPDVIAGWVERIRDQLAPFVSYTGENAAQVVNNLDWTGEMSVVEFLRDVGKHFPVNKMLAREVVRARLETGISFTEFSYQLLQANDFFELHRRHGCQLQFGGSDQWGNITAGVDYVRRRGAGPVQAFTTPLVTKSDGTKFGKTEGGAVWLDPTMTSPYAFYQFWLNVEDQEVDRYLRYFSFRTRDELEELAKATAERPAARLAQRALAEELTTLVHGPEETRQAIAASQALFGRGSLEELAPETLRAALTEAGLVTLTGDLPDVAGLLRDSGLVNGLKEARRVIAEGGAYVNNNRVTEVDAEVSPADLLHGRYLVLRRGKRSFAGVELGE; encoded by the coding sequence GTGACCGACAGTAGCCTCCCGCCGCCCGGGCGGGACTCCCTGACCGACGACCTGCTCTGGCGTGGCCTGATTCAGGACTCGACCGGCCTCGACGAGCTGCGCGAGCTGCTCGACGGTGGGAAGTCCGCCACGTACTACGTGGGCTTCGACCCCACCGCGGCGAGCCTGCACGTCGGCTCGCTCATGCAGGTCACCATGGCCCGCCGGCTGCAACTCGCCGGCCACCGCCCGTTGCTGCTGGTCGGCGGGGCGACCGGGCAGATCGGCGACCCGAAGGAGAGCGCCGAGCGGACCCTGAACCCGCCCGACGTGATCGCCGGATGGGTGGAGCGGATCCGCGACCAGCTGGCACCCTTCGTGTCGTACACCGGCGAGAACGCGGCCCAGGTCGTCAACAACCTGGACTGGACCGGCGAGATGTCGGTCGTCGAGTTCCTGCGGGACGTGGGCAAGCACTTCCCGGTGAACAAGATGCTCGCGCGGGAGGTGGTGCGGGCCCGGCTGGAGACCGGCATCAGCTTCACCGAGTTCAGCTACCAGCTGCTCCAGGCCAACGACTTCTTCGAGTTGCACCGCCGGCACGGCTGCCAGTTGCAGTTCGGCGGGTCCGACCAGTGGGGCAACATCACCGCGGGCGTCGACTACGTGCGCCGGCGGGGTGCGGGGCCGGTGCAGGCGTTCACCACGCCGCTGGTCACGAAGTCCGACGGTACGAAGTTCGGCAAGACCGAGGGCGGCGCGGTCTGGCTCGACCCGACGATGACCAGCCCGTACGCGTTCTACCAGTTCTGGCTCAACGTGGAGGACCAGGAGGTCGACCGGTACCTGCGGTACTTCAGCTTCCGTACCCGGGACGAGCTGGAGGAGCTGGCGAAGGCCACCGCCGAACGACCGGCGGCCCGACTGGCGCAGCGGGCGCTCGCCGAGGAGCTGACCACCCTGGTGCACGGGCCGGAGGAGACGCGGCAGGCCATCGCGGCCAGTCAGGCGCTCTTCGGGCGCGGGTCGCTGGAGGAGTTGGCCCCGGAGACGCTCCGTGCGGCGCTCACGGAGGCCGGGCTGGTGACGCTCACCGGCGACCTGCCCGACGTGGCGGGCCTGTTGCGCGATTCCGGGCTGGTGAACGGCCTCAAGGAGGCCCGCCGAGTGATCGCCGAGGGTGGCGCCTACGTGAACAACAACCGGGTGACCGAGGTGGACGCCGAGGTCTCGCCCGCGGATCTGCTGCACGGGCGGTACCTGGTCCTGCGCCGTGGCAAACGGTCGTTCGCGGGCGTCGAGCTGGGCGAATAG
- a CDS encoding hemolysin family protein, with product MQSYGSQLALVGILIVINALFAGSEMALVSLRDSQIQRLERTSRAGRVLARLAKDPNRFLATIQIGITLAGFLASAAAAVSLAKPLVPLLGVFGGAAETVAIVAVTLVLTFVTLVFGELAPKRIAMQSAERWALLVARPLDLLAAFTRPAVWALGATSDLVVRLVGLNPKHEPEEIGPDELRDIVAGNHGFTKEQRTIIAGAVEIADRRLRAVLVPRLQVFTLDSGTTAEAARLVLAATGHSRAPVVRHGGLDDTAGVIHLRDLVGVPDDRPVDEIARPPMLLPDSLPVVDALRQFKAERQHIALVVDERGAVDGIVTLEDILEEIVGEIYDETDRDVSSVRRDADGALLLPGTFPVHDLPDIGVELPSRPAGDYTTVAGLVLARLGHIPTVAGEDVTLDGWVLMVAGIDHRAITEVRVSRVPDEVEADTDGDAEQSAEPVLDEARS from the coding sequence GTGCAGAGCTACGGGAGCCAACTGGCCCTGGTCGGAATCCTGATCGTGATCAACGCGCTCTTCGCCGGTAGCGAGATGGCGTTGGTGTCCCTGCGGGACAGCCAGATCCAGCGGTTGGAGCGCACCAGCCGGGCGGGGCGGGTGCTGGCCCGGCTCGCCAAGGATCCGAACCGCTTCCTGGCCACCATCCAGATCGGCATCACCCTCGCCGGGTTCCTGGCCTCCGCCGCCGCCGCGGTCTCGCTGGCCAAGCCCCTCGTACCGCTGCTCGGGGTGTTCGGCGGCGCCGCCGAGACGGTGGCGATCGTGGCGGTCACCCTCGTGCTGACGTTCGTCACCCTGGTCTTCGGCGAGCTGGCCCCCAAGCGGATCGCCATGCAGTCCGCCGAGCGGTGGGCGCTGCTGGTGGCCCGTCCCCTCGATCTGCTGGCCGCGTTCACCCGCCCGGCCGTCTGGGCCCTCGGCGCCACCAGTGACCTGGTGGTCCGGCTGGTCGGGCTCAACCCCAAGCACGAGCCGGAGGAGATCGGCCCGGACGAGCTGCGCGACATCGTCGCGGGCAACCACGGCTTCACCAAGGAACAGCGCACCATCATCGCCGGGGCGGTGGAGATCGCCGACCGGCGGTTGCGGGCCGTCCTCGTACCCCGGTTGCAGGTCTTCACTCTCGACAGCGGGACCACCGCGGAGGCCGCACGGCTCGTGCTGGCCGCCACCGGGCACTCCCGGGCGCCGGTGGTGCGGCACGGCGGCCTGGACGACACGGCGGGCGTGATCCACCTGCGCGACCTGGTGGGAGTGCCCGACGACCGTCCGGTCGACGAGATCGCCCGGCCCCCGATGCTGCTGCCCGACTCGCTGCCCGTGGTGGACGCGTTGCGTCAGTTCAAGGCCGAGCGCCAGCACATCGCGCTGGTCGTGGACGAGCGCGGCGCCGTCGACGGCATCGTGACGCTGGAGGACATCCTGGAGGAGATCGTCGGAGAGATCTACGACGAGACCGACCGGGATGTCAGCTCGGTGCGCCGCGACGCCGACGGCGCGCTGCTGCTGCCCGGCACGTTCCCGGTGCACGACCTTCCGGACATCGGCGTCGAGCTGCCGTCGCGCCCCGCCGGGGACTACACCACCGTCGCCGGGCTGGTGTTGGCCCGACTCGGGCACATCCCGACCGTGGCCGGGGAGGACGTCACCCTGGACGGCTGGGTGCTGATGGTGGCGGGCATCGACCACCGGGCGATCACCGAGGTACGGGTCAGCCGCGTACCCGATGAGGTCGAGGCCGACACCGACGGCGACGCCGAGCAGAGCGCGGAGCCGGTGCTGGACGAGGCCCGGAGCTGA
- a CDS encoding PaaI family thioesterase produces MPDVTGGLVALLGLTFKEASPDRVVISWQVRPELHQPYGILHGGVYCSVVETAASVGGGLWLADRGTVVGVSNQTDFLRAVRDGELTAVGTPVHRGRSQQLWQVEITDADDRLVARGQVRLQNLSRD; encoded by the coding sequence ATGCCGGACGTGACGGGTGGTCTCGTCGCCCTGCTCGGCCTGACGTTCAAGGAAGCGTCCCCCGACCGGGTGGTCATCAGCTGGCAGGTCCGACCGGAGCTGCACCAGCCGTACGGCATCCTGCACGGCGGCGTGTACTGCTCGGTCGTGGAGACCGCGGCGAGCGTGGGTGGCGGCCTCTGGCTGGCCGACCGGGGCACCGTGGTCGGGGTGTCGAACCAGACCGACTTCCTGCGGGCCGTCCGCGACGGGGAGCTGACCGCCGTCGGCACTCCCGTACACCGGGGCCGCAGCCAGCAGCTGTGGCAGGTGGAGATCACCGACGCCGACGACCGGCTGGTCGCCCGCGGCCAGGTGCGGCTGCAGAACCTCTCGCGCGACTGA
- a CDS encoding MmcQ/YjbR family DNA-binding protein, whose translation MERADMLAYCLAKPGAWLDRPWEGDEVVKVGSRIFAFLGNGAGEPTVGVKCGPTREVADEWLHRHPDDATVMAYIGRSGWNTLRLTGGIDADELTEAVDGSYDMVVAKLPKRERPTA comes from the coding sequence ATGGAGCGCGCGGACATGCTGGCGTACTGCCTGGCGAAGCCGGGAGCATGGCTGGACCGGCCGTGGGAGGGCGACGAGGTGGTGAAGGTCGGCAGCCGGATCTTCGCGTTCCTCGGCAACGGTGCGGGTGAGCCGACGGTCGGCGTCAAGTGCGGGCCGACCCGGGAGGTCGCCGACGAGTGGTTGCACCGGCACCCGGACGACGCCACGGTGATGGCCTACATCGGCCGGTCCGGGTGGAACACGCTGCGCCTGACCGGCGGGATCGACGCCGACGAGCTGACCGAGGCGGTCGACGGGTCGTACGACATGGTGGTCGCCAAGCTCCCGAAGCGGGAGCGGCCGACGGCCTGA
- a CDS encoding universal stress protein yields the protein MNRPVVVGVDGSPSSLVAAEHAARAALLRSRPLHLVHGFLHPLGYGVPLNPYDLGVPAPSEEAQKMLERTATELTDRWPGLAVEVRQVAGGPGITMIEESRRADLVVVGSRGLGGFAGLLLGSVGTQVAAHAHCPVLVVRPDEQPIPVDGPVLVGVDGSESSRLAVGYAADEAARRDVPLVLVHVGPPTEGRTVPEEIEESQAAYRVDAVRLLADASAAVRAEHPDLVVREHPVRAAGAAQGLIEASGTASLLVVGTRGRAGFTGMLLGSVSQAAIQHAHCPVLVAHPYPVS from the coding sequence ATGAACCGACCCGTCGTGGTGGGCGTGGACGGATCGCCGTCCAGCCTCGTCGCCGCCGAGCACGCGGCCCGCGCCGCGCTGCTCCGGTCCCGACCGCTGCACCTGGTGCACGGCTTCCTGCACCCGCTCGGCTACGGCGTGCCGCTCAACCCGTACGACCTCGGGGTGCCGGCCCCCTCCGAGGAGGCGCAGAAGATGTTGGAGCGTACGGCGACCGAGCTGACCGACCGGTGGCCCGGCCTGGCCGTCGAGGTGCGTCAGGTCGCCGGCGGGCCCGGCATCACCATGATCGAGGAGTCCCGCCGCGCCGACCTCGTCGTAGTGGGCAGCCGCGGGTTGGGCGGGTTCGCCGGGCTGCTGCTCGGGTCGGTCGGCACGCAGGTGGCCGCGCACGCGCACTGCCCGGTGCTGGTGGTCCGCCCGGACGAGCAGCCGATCCCGGTGGACGGCCCGGTGCTCGTCGGCGTCGACGGGTCCGAGTCGTCGCGGCTCGCCGTGGGCTACGCCGCCGACGAGGCGGCACGGCGCGACGTACCGCTGGTGCTGGTGCACGTCGGCCCGCCGACGGAGGGCCGCACGGTGCCGGAGGAGATCGAGGAGTCGCAGGCCGCGTACCGGGTCGACGCCGTGCGGCTGCTCGCCGACGCTTCGGCCGCGGTGCGCGCCGAGCATCCCGACCTGGTGGTGCGGGAGCATCCGGTCCGGGCGGCCGGGGCGGCCCAGGGGCTCATCGAGGCCAGCGGCACCGCGTCGCTGCTGGTCGTGGGCACCCGGGGCCGCGCCGGGTTCACCGGCATGCTGCTCGGCTCGGTCAGCCAGGCGGCGATCCAGCACGCGCACTGCCCGGTGCTGGTCGCCCATCCGTACCCGGTCAGCTGA
- a CDS encoding NUDIX hydrolase — protein MSFRLAAYAVCIKDDRVLLVHYVTPAGERHWTLPGGKVEHAEDPFDAVIREVAEETGYEAVVERLLGVDSRVIPAAEAWLRIEHQNVGVFYRVRVVGGTLRPEPNGETAESVWTPLPDVASLHRSAVVDIGLALERTLPSTGHVGPVPVGGLIHH, from the coding sequence GTGAGTTTCCGGCTGGCGGCGTACGCCGTATGCATCAAGGACGATCGGGTGCTGCTCGTGCACTACGTGACACCGGCGGGCGAGAGGCACTGGACCCTGCCCGGCGGCAAGGTCGAGCACGCGGAGGATCCGTTCGACGCGGTGATCCGGGAGGTCGCCGAGGAGACCGGTTACGAGGCGGTGGTCGAGCGACTGCTGGGTGTGGATTCGCGGGTGATTCCGGCTGCGGAGGCATGGTTGCGGATCGAGCACCAGAATGTCGGCGTCTTCTACCGTGTCCGCGTCGTCGGCGGCACGCTCCGGCCGGAGCCCAACGGCGAGACCGCCGAGTCGGTCTGGACTCCGCTGCCGGACGTGGCGTCCCTGCACCGATCGGCGGTGGTCGACATCGGTCTCGCCCTGGAGCGGACGCTTCCGTCGACGGGCCACGTCGGCCCCGTTCCGGTCGGCGGGCTCATCCACCACTGA
- a CDS encoding DNA-3-methyladenine glycosylase, which translates to MDYPWLTAPASDVAETARTLLGWEITAGGVRIRLTEVEAYAGTGEDPASHAHRGPTPRTQVMFGPAGYAYTYFVFGVHWCLNVVCGREGEASAVLLRAGEVVDGLDIARKRRGDQVPDRDLARGPARLVVALGISASANGTSVLDGEGPLLLTPPTRPVERSAVSAGPRVGVAAAHDVPWRFWITGEATVSSYRRHTPRRRTARPAGG; encoded by the coding sequence ATGGATTACCCCTGGCTGACCGCCCCTGCCAGCGACGTCGCCGAGACAGCGCGGACCCTGCTCGGCTGGGAGATCACGGCAGGTGGTGTCCGGATCAGGCTGACCGAGGTGGAGGCGTACGCGGGCACGGGGGAGGATCCTGCCTCGCACGCCCATCGAGGCCCCACGCCCCGCACCCAGGTGATGTTCGGTCCGGCTGGGTACGCCTACACCTACTTCGTGTTCGGCGTGCACTGGTGTCTGAACGTCGTGTGCGGTCGCGAGGGCGAGGCGTCCGCCGTCCTGCTACGGGCCGGCGAGGTCGTCGACGGCCTGGACATCGCCCGAAAGCGTCGGGGGGACCAGGTACCCGATCGCGACCTCGCCCGTGGGCCCGCGCGGCTGGTGGTCGCGCTCGGGATCAGCGCGTCGGCCAACGGCACCTCCGTGCTCGACGGCGAGGGGCCGCTGCTGTTGACGCCGCCGACCAGGCCGGTCGAGAGATCGGCCGTCTCAGCCGGGCCGCGAGTCGGCGTGGCCGCCGCGCACGACGTGCCGTGGCGTTTCTGGATCACCGGCGAGGCCACCGTGAGCAGCTACCGGCGGCACACGCCCCGCCGTCGGACCGCGAGACCGGCCGGGGGGTAG